From Pyramidobacter piscolens W5455:
AGCCCGAGACGGGCGAAGTTGAAGGATTCAGCCGATTGTTCCACCTCGAGAACTACCGGCGGATCAACGCCGCGTTCGCGGAAGAGGATGTCGGTGTATTGACGAAGGTAATTCTGATTGCTGAGAAGAAGAAACGGCACCTGAGCGAAAGCGTCAAGCCGCACCGACCGCGCTGCGGGGACGGAGAAGACCGCGTTGCCCAGTTCGTCCGGCGCGAGCTGTTTGCCGCAAAGCATTCCGTTGACGCCGAACGATTTCGGCACGGCGAGGATCAGGCACTCGCGGTAGCACACCCTCTGATCGTACTTTTTGTCGTCGTAGGGACGGTTGGTGATCACAAAGTCCAGTTCGCCGGAATCGAGCAGATGCTTGGCCTGCATTGTATTCAAATTGCGAATCTGCAGTTCGATCTGCGGATACCGGCGGTGGAAATCCGCCAGACGCTCCGTCACAAAATAGGGCATGCCGAGGTTACTGCCGCCGATCGCCAGCCGCCCGCTCTGCAACGTTCCCTCTTTCTCGACGAACTCGTGCAGCCGTCGTTCCAGCCCGCGCAGCTGCTCCAGCGCCTGGATGTATTCCACCCCAAAAGGCGTCAGCGTCACAGGCACGGTGTGACGGTTGAAGATCGGCAGTCCCAGCTCGGCTTCCGCCTTTTTGACGGTAATGGAGAGCGACGGCTGAGTGATGAATAATTTGTCTGCTGCTTTGCTGAAGCTTCGTTCGCGGTAAACGGCGTAGATATAGTCGGCGTACTGAAACATGAAAAATCTCCTCAATCTGATGTAATGCACATTTATCATTTATTTTTATCTATAACTATATTCTAACATTTATATTTGATTATGCACGCTCAAGGTTATTTAATGCCGATAGGAGAAGTTTTTTACGACGAGAAAGGGGCTGTAACGGAATGATCGATTTAAGGAGCGATACGCTCACGCTTCCGGATCGTCCCATGCTGGAGACGATCCTGTCGGCGCCGTTGGGCGATGACGGACGGCTGGACGCGGAAGGACGCGGCGAAGACGCTACGGTCAACAAACTGGAGGACATGGCGGCATCTCTCACGGGCAAG
This genomic window contains:
- a CDS encoding LysR family transcriptional regulator, giving the protein MFQYADYIYAVYRERSFSKAADKLFITQPSLSITVKKAEAELGLPIFNRHTVPVTLTPFGVEYIQALEQLRGLERRLHEFVEKEGTLQSGRLAIGGSNLGMPYFVTERLADFHRRYPQIELQIRNLNTMQAKHLLDSGELDFVITNRPYDDKKYDQRVCYRECLILAVPKSFGVNGMLCGKQLAPDELGNAVFSVPAARSVRLDAFAQVPFLLLSNQNYLRQYTDILFRERGVDPPVVLEVEQSAESFNFARLGLGATVLSNRLVQGGDCDALCFYKIDSRYTTRNAFLSSRRGVYFTSAMKSFERMLLDPEWNEK